From the Solea senegalensis isolate Sse05_10M linkage group LG16, IFAPA_SoseM_1, whole genome shotgun sequence genome, one window contains:
- the tnika gene encoding TRAF2 and NCK interacting kinase a isoform X4 translates to MASDSPARSLDEIDLSALRDPAGIFELVELVGNGTYGQVYKGRHVKTGQLAAIKVMDVTGDEEEEIKAEINMLKKYSHHRNIATYYGAFIKKNPPGVDDQLWLVMEFCGAGSVTDLIKNTKGNSLKEEWTAYICREILRGLTHLHQHKVIHRDIKGQNVLLTENAEVKLVDFGVSAQLDRTVGRRNTFIGTPYWMAPEVIACDENPDATYDFKSDLWSLGITAIEMAEGAPPLCDMHPMRALFLIPRNPAPRLKSKKWSKKFQSFIESCLVKSHSQRPSTEQLLKHPFIRDLPNERQIRIQLKDHIDRTKKKRGERDETEYEYSGSEEEDEEREMGEPSSIINIPGESTLRRDFLRLQLANKERSEAQRRQQLEQQQNEEHKRLLLAERQKRIEEQKEQRRRLEEQQQRERELRKQHEREQRRRYEEMEQLRREEERRHAEREQEYIRRQLEEEQRQLEILQQQLLQEQALLLEYKRKQIEEQRQAERLQRQLQQERAYLVSLQQQQQEGRQAEKKQLYHYKDVINPNDKPAWAKEVPKQQHAHGNMPQLRHHQSFNQPASSPGSQGQPRNQAPRRTQSHSQSHGPPPLSARLTNICVSPDLEKSLDPGLKQEISQQVREFRAQRLSQKCSPGPSQKHTPAAGQGPTKGPTKSHNELSSQGKPNPSSPVPNLNPLRASSHIEKSRERFLSGPIIMGATQGLMSSDLQPKALQSHPQPPGQVQRSQSETNQVSNPAVKLVEERSKLNRQSSPALQHKVSNRISDPSLPPRSESFSSGGMQPARTPPIHRSIEPQMAHLVPVKTHSSSMSGSQSLQDQTGSALSEGVSAVSPRPEMPRQNSDPTSDNPGPQLRVTGREERDRERDRDRDRNAWLREEDLPPKVPQRTTSISPALVRKNSPNGGADLGPRTGSQLIRASNPDLRRSELSLDAMLQRTSSNSSSSSSPSSQGGSVERRGQPKQDSSPPGANQEAKSKPEEGRESARPSRPASYKKAIDEDLSALAKELRELRVEEGTRPPVKVTDYSSSSDESESSDEDGETVGHDGTVAVSDIPRIMPAVQGSGESYGGLTEDSLGEAYNSSKDSTQVMREAEERRRGGHTESNGFGSHGNHGNLPDLVQQSHSPSATPTSALQELSDMAEFGISGSKASFTPFVDPRVYQTSPSENDDDDNSAAAMFANELLRQEQARLNEARKISVVNVNPTNIRPHSDTPEIRKYKKRFNSEILCAALWGVNLLVGTENGLMLLDRSGQGKVYNLITRRRFLQMDVLEGLNVLVTISGKKNKLRVYYLSWLRNRILHNDPEVEKKQGWITVGELEGCVHYKVVKYERIKFLVIALKNSVEIYAWAPKPYHKFMAFKSFTELQHRPQLVDLTVEEGQRLKVIYGSSVGFHVVDVDSGNPYDIYIPSHIQSQVTPHAIVVLPKTDGMEMLLCYEDEGVYVNTYGRITKDVVLQWGEMPTSVAYIHSNQIMGWGEKAIEIRSVETGHLDGVFMHKRAQRLKFLCERNDKVFFASVRSGGSSQVFFMTLNRNSMMNW, encoded by the exons GGTCGCCATGTTAAGACAGGGCAGCTGGCAGCCATCAAGGTCATGGATGTCACCGGG gatgaggaggaggagattaaAGCGGAAATCAACATGCTGAAGAAGTACAGCCACCATCGGAACATCGCCACCTACTATGGAGCGTTCATCAAGAAAAACCCCCCTGGCGTAGATGACCAGCTATGG ctggtcATGGAGTTCTGTGGAGCCGGCTCAGTGACGGACTTGATCAAGAACACCAAGGGGAACTCTCTAAAGGAGGAGTGGACCGCTTACATCTGCAGAGAGATCCTCCGG GGTCTGACTCATCTCCATCAGCACAAGGTCATCCACCGAGACATCAAGGGACAGAATGTCCTGCTGACGGAGaatgcagaggtcaaactgG tggactttggtgtgtcgGCGCAGCTGGACAGGACAGTAGGTCGCAGGAACACATTTATCGGGACACCGTATTGGATGGCACCAGAGGTCATCGCTTGTGACGAGAACCCCGACGCCACGTATGACTTCAAG AGTGATTTATGGTCACTGGGAATCACCGCGATCGAGATGGCTGAGGGAGCGCCAC CGCTCTGTGACATGCACCCGATGAGGGCGCTCTTCCTCATCCCGCGCAACCCTGCACCCAGACTCAAGTCGAAGAAGTG GTCAAAGAAGTTCCAGTCGTTCATAGAGAGCTGCCTGGTGAAGAGCCACAGCCAGAGACCCAGCACGGAGCAGCTGCTCAAGCACCCGTTCATCAGAGACCTGCCCAACGAGAGGCAGATCCGCATCCAGCTGAAGGACCACATCGACCGCAccaagaagaagagaggagaaaggg ATGAGACGGAGTACGAGTACAGCGGcagtgaagaggaggacgaagaaAGAGAAATGGGTGAACCGAG CTCCATCATCAACATCCCCGGCGAGTCGACCTTGAGGCGGGACTTCCTGCGCCTCCAGCTGGCCAATAAGGAGCGCTCCGAGGCGCAGAGGCggcagcagctggagcagcagcagaacgaGGAGCACAAGCGCTTACTGCTGGCTGAGAGACAGAAACGCATCGAGGAGCAGAAGGAGCAGAGGAGGCGGCTGGAGGAG cagcagcagcgcgaaCGTGAGCTGAGGAAGCAGCACGAGAGGGAACAGAGGAGGCGCTATGAGGAAATGGAGCAGCTccgcagagaggaggagaggaggcatGCCGAGAGAGAGCAG GAGTATATTCGTAGACAGCTGGAAGAGGAGCAGAGGCAGTTAGAGATTCTCCAGCAGCAGCTACTACAGGAACAGGCGTTACTGCTG GAGTACAAGCGTAAGCAGATCGAGGAGCAGCGGCAAGCGGAGCGGCTACAGAGGCAGCTCCAGCAGGAGAGAGCCTACCTGGTGTctctgcaacagcagcagcaggagggaaGGCAAGCGGAGAAGAAACAGCTTTACCACTACAAAGATGTCATCAATCCTAATGACAAGCCTGCGTGGGCTAAAGAG GTACCGAAGCAGCAGCATGCTCATGGTAACATGCCCCAACTACGACATCACCAGTCGTTCAATCAACCGGCTTCGTCCCCTGGCTCTCAAGGCCAACCCAGAAATCAAGCTCCTAGACGAACACAGTCCCATAGCCAGTCCCATGGTCCTCCGCCCCTCTCTGCCCGACTCACCAACATATGTGTTTCCCCAGACCTCGAAAAATCCCTAGATCCAGGGCTGAAGCAGGAGATAAGTCAGCAGGTCCGCGAGTTTAGGGCCCAGAGACTTAGTCAGAAGTGCAGTCCGGGGCCCTCCCAGAAACACACTCCTGCTGCTGGGCAAGGACCCACCAAAGGCCCTACTAAGAGCCATAATGAGCTTTCTAGTCAAGGAAAACCCAACCCATCTAGTCCAGTACCCAACCTTAATCCTCTGAGGGCCAGTAGTCACATAGAGAAGAGTAGAGAAAGGTTTCTCTCCGGTCCCATAATAATGGGAGCCACCCAGGGGCTAATGTCTTCAGACCTACAGCCCAAGGCCCTTCAATCTCATCCTCAGCCCCCAGGACAAGTCCAGAGATCCCAGTCTGAAACAAATCAAGTTTCCAACCCTGCTGTGAAATTG GTGGAGGAGCGGTCTAAGCTGAACAGGCAGAGCTCGCCAGCGCTGCAGCACAAAGTGTCCAACCGCATCTCtgacccctccctccctccccgaTCCGAGTCCTTCAGCAGCGGGGGCATGCAGCCTGCCCGCACCCCACCCATTCACCGCTCCATCGaaccacag ATGGCTCATCTGGTTCCAGTGAAGACCCACTCCAGCTCCATGTCTGGCTCTCAGTCTCTGCAGGACCAGACGGGCTCAGCCCTGAGTGAGGGTGTGAGCGCAGTGTCCCCGCGGCCCGAGATGCCTCGGCAAAACTCGGACCCCACGTCTGACAACCCCGGACCCCAGCTGCGCGTCACCGGCAGGGAGGAACGCGACCGGGAACGAGACAGGGATCGGGACAGGAATGCTTGGCTGAGAGAGGAGGACCTTCCACCAAAG GTCCCCCAAAGGACCACATCCATCTCCCCAGCTCTCGTCAGGAAGAACTCCCCGAACGGAGGAGCGGATCTAGGCCCTCGCACAGGTTCACAGCTCATACGGGCCAG TAACCCGGACCTGAGACGCTCTGAGCTCTCCTTAGATGCCATGCTGCAAAGAACCTcctccaactcctcctcctcctcctccccttcatcTCAGGGAGGCTCGGTCGAGAGAAGAG GTCAACCCAAGCAGGACTCGTCTCCTCCAGGAGCCAATCAGGAGGCAAAGTCCAAACCGGAAGAGGGCCGTGAATCAGCCAGACCCAGCCGACCTGCT AGCTATAAGAAAGCCATAGATGAG GACCTAAGTGCACTGGCTAAAGAACTCCGAGAACTGAGGGTAGAGGAGGGCACCAGGCCCCCAGTCAAG GTGACCGACTATTCGTCCTCGAGTGACGAGTCAGAGAGCAGCGACGAGGACGGGGAGACGGTGGGTCACGACGGGACCGTTGCTGTTAGTGACATCCCACGCATCAT gccAGCAGTGCAGGGCAGTGGCGAGTCTTATGGAGGGCTGACGGAGGACTCCTTGGGAGAGGCCTATAATAGCTCCAAGGACAGCACTCAAGTGATGAGAGAG gcggaagagaggaggagaggaggtcaCACGGAGAGCAACGGCTTTGGAAGTCACGGCAACCACGGCAACCTCCCCGACTTGGTACAGCAGAGCCACTCCCCCTCAGCTACGCCCACCAGCGCCCTGCAGGAACTTAGTGACATGGCAGAG TTTGGTATTAGTGGCTCGAAAGCATCCTTTACGCCATTTGTCGATCCACGTGTCTATCAGACCTCCCCAAGTGAAAATGACGATGACGACAACTCAGCGGCAG CCATGTTTGCAAACGAGCTGCTGAGGCAGGAGCAGGCCAGACTAAACGAAGCCAGAAAGATCTCCGTGGTCAACGTGAACCCTACCAACATCCGCCCCCACAGCGACACACCCGAGATCCGCAAGTACAAGAAGCGCTTCAACTCTGAGATCCTGTGCGCCGCACTCTGGG gCGTCAACTTACTGGTCGGGACGGAGAATGGCTTGATGCTGCTTGACCGCAGTGGACAGGGGAAAGTGTACAACCTCATCACCAGGCGCCGCTTCCTGCAGATGGACGTGCTGGAGGGTCTCAATGTATTAGTCACAATATCTG ggAAAAAGAACAAGTTGCGCGTCTACTACTTGTCCTGGCTGAGAAACCGAATATTACACAACGACCCTGAGGTGGAAAAGAAGCAGGGCTGGATTACCGTGGGAGAGCTGGAGGGGTGTGTGCATTATAAAGTTG TAAAATACGAGCGGATCAAATTTCTGGTTATCGCTCTGAAGAACTCGGTGGAAATCTACGCCTGGGCTCCCAAACCCTACCACAAGTTTATGGCCTTCAAG tcctTCACTGAGCTGCAGCACCGCCCCCAGCTGGTCGACTTGACGGTGGAGGAAGGTCAGCGGTTAAAAGTCATCTACGGCTCCAGCGTGGGCTTCCATGTCGTCGACGTAGACTCGGGCAACCCTTACGACATCTACATCCCCTcacat ATCCAGAGTCAGGTGACGCCCCACGCCATCGTGGTGCTGCCCAAGACCGACGGGATGGAGATGCTGCTGTGTTACGAGGACGAGGGCGTCTACGTGAACACCTACGGTCGGATCACAAAGGACGTGGTGCTTCAGTGGGGAGAGATGCCTACCTCTGTTG CCTACATTCATTCCAACCAGATTATGGGCTGGGGTGAGAAAGCCATAGAGATCCGCTCTGTGGAAACGGGTCACCTGGACGGCGTCTTTATGCACAAGAGGGCCCAGAGACTCAAGTTCCTCTGCGAGCGGAACGACAAG GTGTTCTTTGCATCGGTGCGTTCGGGAGGCAGCAGCCAAGTTTTCTTCATGACTCTCAACAGAAACTCTATGATGAACTGGTGA
- the tnika gene encoding TRAF2 and NCK interacting kinase a isoform X6 — protein sequence MASDSPARSLDEIDLSALRDPAGIFELVELVGNGTYGQVYKGRHVKTGQLAAIKVMDVTGDEEEEIKAEINMLKKYSHHRNIATYYGAFIKKNPPGVDDQLWLVMEFCGAGSVTDLIKNTKGNSLKEEWTAYICREILRGLTHLHQHKVIHRDIKGQNVLLTENAEVKLVDFGVSAQLDRTVGRRNTFIGTPYWMAPEVIACDENPDATYDFKSDLWSLGITAIEMAEGAPPLCDMHPMRALFLIPRNPAPRLKSKKWSKKFQSFIESCLVKSHSQRPSTEQLLKHPFIRDLPNERQIRIQLKDHIDRTKKKRGERDETEYEYSGSEEEDEEREMGEPSSIINIPGESTLRRDFLRLQLANKERSEAQRRQQLEQQQNEEHKRLLLAERQKRIEEQKEQRRRLEEQQQRERELRKQHEREQRRRYEEMEQLRREEERRHAEREQEYIRRQLEEEQRQLEILQQQLLQEQALLLEYKRKQIEEQRQAERLQRQLQQERAYLVSLQQQQQEGRQAEKKQLYHYKDVINPNDKPAWAKEVPKQQHAHGNMPQLRHHQSFNQPASSPGSQGQPRNQAPRRTQSHSQSHGPPPLSARLTNICVSPDLEKSLDPGLKQEISQQVREFRAQRLSQKCSPGPSQKHTPAAGQGPTKGPTKSHNELSSQGKPNPSSPVPNLNPLRASSHIEKSRERFLSGPIIMGATQGLMSSDLQPKALQSHPQPPGQVQRSQSETNQVSNPAVKLVEERSKLNRQSSPALQHKVSNRISDPSLPPRSESFSSGGMQPARTPPIHRSIEPQMAHLVPVKTHSSSMSGSQSLQDQTGSALSEGVSAVSPRPEMPRQNSDPTSDNPGPQLRVTGREERDRERDRDRDRNAWLREEDLPPKVPQRTTSISPALVRKNSPNGGADLGPRTGSQLIRASNPDLRRSELSLDAMLQRTSSNSSSSSSPSSQGGSVERRGQPKQDSSPPGANQEAKSKPEEGRESARPSRPADLSALAKELRELRVEEGTRPPVKVTDYSSSSDESESSDEDGETVGHDGTVAVSDIPRIMPAVQGSGESYGGLTEDSLGEAYNSSKDSTQVMREAEERRRGGHTESNGFGSHGNHGNLPDLVQQSHSPSATPTSALQELSDMAEFGISGSKASFTPFVDPRVYQTSPSENDDDDNSAAAMFANELLRQEQARLNEARKISVVNVNPTNIRPHSDTPEIRKYKKRFNSEILCAALWGVNLLVGTENGLMLLDRSGQGKVYNLITRRRFLQMDVLEGLNVLVTISGKKNKLRVYYLSWLRNRILHNDPEVEKKQGWITVGELEGCVHYKVVKYERIKFLVIALKNSVEIYAWAPKPYHKFMAFKSFTELQHRPQLVDLTVEEGQRLKVIYGSSVGFHVVDVDSGNPYDIYIPSHIQSQVTPHAIVVLPKTDGMEMLLCYEDEGVYVNTYGRITKDVVLQWGEMPTSVAYIHSNQIMGWGEKAIEIRSVETGHLDGVFMHKRAQRLKFLCERNDKVFFASVRSGGSSQVFFMTLNRNSMMNW from the exons GGTCGCCATGTTAAGACAGGGCAGCTGGCAGCCATCAAGGTCATGGATGTCACCGGG gatgaggaggaggagattaaAGCGGAAATCAACATGCTGAAGAAGTACAGCCACCATCGGAACATCGCCACCTACTATGGAGCGTTCATCAAGAAAAACCCCCCTGGCGTAGATGACCAGCTATGG ctggtcATGGAGTTCTGTGGAGCCGGCTCAGTGACGGACTTGATCAAGAACACCAAGGGGAACTCTCTAAAGGAGGAGTGGACCGCTTACATCTGCAGAGAGATCCTCCGG GGTCTGACTCATCTCCATCAGCACAAGGTCATCCACCGAGACATCAAGGGACAGAATGTCCTGCTGACGGAGaatgcagaggtcaaactgG tggactttggtgtgtcgGCGCAGCTGGACAGGACAGTAGGTCGCAGGAACACATTTATCGGGACACCGTATTGGATGGCACCAGAGGTCATCGCTTGTGACGAGAACCCCGACGCCACGTATGACTTCAAG AGTGATTTATGGTCACTGGGAATCACCGCGATCGAGATGGCTGAGGGAGCGCCAC CGCTCTGTGACATGCACCCGATGAGGGCGCTCTTCCTCATCCCGCGCAACCCTGCACCCAGACTCAAGTCGAAGAAGTG GTCAAAGAAGTTCCAGTCGTTCATAGAGAGCTGCCTGGTGAAGAGCCACAGCCAGAGACCCAGCACGGAGCAGCTGCTCAAGCACCCGTTCATCAGAGACCTGCCCAACGAGAGGCAGATCCGCATCCAGCTGAAGGACCACATCGACCGCAccaagaagaagagaggagaaaggg ATGAGACGGAGTACGAGTACAGCGGcagtgaagaggaggacgaagaaAGAGAAATGGGTGAACCGAG CTCCATCATCAACATCCCCGGCGAGTCGACCTTGAGGCGGGACTTCCTGCGCCTCCAGCTGGCCAATAAGGAGCGCTCCGAGGCGCAGAGGCggcagcagctggagcagcagcagaacgaGGAGCACAAGCGCTTACTGCTGGCTGAGAGACAGAAACGCATCGAGGAGCAGAAGGAGCAGAGGAGGCGGCTGGAGGAG cagcagcagcgcgaaCGTGAGCTGAGGAAGCAGCACGAGAGGGAACAGAGGAGGCGCTATGAGGAAATGGAGCAGCTccgcagagaggaggagaggaggcatGCCGAGAGAGAGCAG GAGTATATTCGTAGACAGCTGGAAGAGGAGCAGAGGCAGTTAGAGATTCTCCAGCAGCAGCTACTACAGGAACAGGCGTTACTGCTG GAGTACAAGCGTAAGCAGATCGAGGAGCAGCGGCAAGCGGAGCGGCTACAGAGGCAGCTCCAGCAGGAGAGAGCCTACCTGGTGTctctgcaacagcagcagcaggagggaaGGCAAGCGGAGAAGAAACAGCTTTACCACTACAAAGATGTCATCAATCCTAATGACAAGCCTGCGTGGGCTAAAGAG GTACCGAAGCAGCAGCATGCTCATGGTAACATGCCCCAACTACGACATCACCAGTCGTTCAATCAACCGGCTTCGTCCCCTGGCTCTCAAGGCCAACCCAGAAATCAAGCTCCTAGACGAACACAGTCCCATAGCCAGTCCCATGGTCCTCCGCCCCTCTCTGCCCGACTCACCAACATATGTGTTTCCCCAGACCTCGAAAAATCCCTAGATCCAGGGCTGAAGCAGGAGATAAGTCAGCAGGTCCGCGAGTTTAGGGCCCAGAGACTTAGTCAGAAGTGCAGTCCGGGGCCCTCCCAGAAACACACTCCTGCTGCTGGGCAAGGACCCACCAAAGGCCCTACTAAGAGCCATAATGAGCTTTCTAGTCAAGGAAAACCCAACCCATCTAGTCCAGTACCCAACCTTAATCCTCTGAGGGCCAGTAGTCACATAGAGAAGAGTAGAGAAAGGTTTCTCTCCGGTCCCATAATAATGGGAGCCACCCAGGGGCTAATGTCTTCAGACCTACAGCCCAAGGCCCTTCAATCTCATCCTCAGCCCCCAGGACAAGTCCAGAGATCCCAGTCTGAAACAAATCAAGTTTCCAACCCTGCTGTGAAATTG GTGGAGGAGCGGTCTAAGCTGAACAGGCAGAGCTCGCCAGCGCTGCAGCACAAAGTGTCCAACCGCATCTCtgacccctccctccctccccgaTCCGAGTCCTTCAGCAGCGGGGGCATGCAGCCTGCCCGCACCCCACCCATTCACCGCTCCATCGaaccacag ATGGCTCATCTGGTTCCAGTGAAGACCCACTCCAGCTCCATGTCTGGCTCTCAGTCTCTGCAGGACCAGACGGGCTCAGCCCTGAGTGAGGGTGTGAGCGCAGTGTCCCCGCGGCCCGAGATGCCTCGGCAAAACTCGGACCCCACGTCTGACAACCCCGGACCCCAGCTGCGCGTCACCGGCAGGGAGGAACGCGACCGGGAACGAGACAGGGATCGGGACAGGAATGCTTGGCTGAGAGAGGAGGACCTTCCACCAAAG GTCCCCCAAAGGACCACATCCATCTCCCCAGCTCTCGTCAGGAAGAACTCCCCGAACGGAGGAGCGGATCTAGGCCCTCGCACAGGTTCACAGCTCATACGGGCCAG TAACCCGGACCTGAGACGCTCTGAGCTCTCCTTAGATGCCATGCTGCAAAGAACCTcctccaactcctcctcctcctcctccccttcatcTCAGGGAGGCTCGGTCGAGAGAAGAG GTCAACCCAAGCAGGACTCGTCTCCTCCAGGAGCCAATCAGGAGGCAAAGTCCAAACCGGAAGAGGGCCGTGAATCAGCCAGACCCAGCCGACCTGCT GACCTAAGTGCACTGGCTAAAGAACTCCGAGAACTGAGGGTAGAGGAGGGCACCAGGCCCCCAGTCAAG GTGACCGACTATTCGTCCTCGAGTGACGAGTCAGAGAGCAGCGACGAGGACGGGGAGACGGTGGGTCACGACGGGACCGTTGCTGTTAGTGACATCCCACGCATCAT gccAGCAGTGCAGGGCAGTGGCGAGTCTTATGGAGGGCTGACGGAGGACTCCTTGGGAGAGGCCTATAATAGCTCCAAGGACAGCACTCAAGTGATGAGAGAG gcggaagagaggaggagaggaggtcaCACGGAGAGCAACGGCTTTGGAAGTCACGGCAACCACGGCAACCTCCCCGACTTGGTACAGCAGAGCCACTCCCCCTCAGCTACGCCCACCAGCGCCCTGCAGGAACTTAGTGACATGGCAGAG TTTGGTATTAGTGGCTCGAAAGCATCCTTTACGCCATTTGTCGATCCACGTGTCTATCAGACCTCCCCAAGTGAAAATGACGATGACGACAACTCAGCGGCAG CCATGTTTGCAAACGAGCTGCTGAGGCAGGAGCAGGCCAGACTAAACGAAGCCAGAAAGATCTCCGTGGTCAACGTGAACCCTACCAACATCCGCCCCCACAGCGACACACCCGAGATCCGCAAGTACAAGAAGCGCTTCAACTCTGAGATCCTGTGCGCCGCACTCTGGG gCGTCAACTTACTGGTCGGGACGGAGAATGGCTTGATGCTGCTTGACCGCAGTGGACAGGGGAAAGTGTACAACCTCATCACCAGGCGCCGCTTCCTGCAGATGGACGTGCTGGAGGGTCTCAATGTATTAGTCACAATATCTG ggAAAAAGAACAAGTTGCGCGTCTACTACTTGTCCTGGCTGAGAAACCGAATATTACACAACGACCCTGAGGTGGAAAAGAAGCAGGGCTGGATTACCGTGGGAGAGCTGGAGGGGTGTGTGCATTATAAAGTTG TAAAATACGAGCGGATCAAATTTCTGGTTATCGCTCTGAAGAACTCGGTGGAAATCTACGCCTGGGCTCCCAAACCCTACCACAAGTTTATGGCCTTCAAG tcctTCACTGAGCTGCAGCACCGCCCCCAGCTGGTCGACTTGACGGTGGAGGAAGGTCAGCGGTTAAAAGTCATCTACGGCTCCAGCGTGGGCTTCCATGTCGTCGACGTAGACTCGGGCAACCCTTACGACATCTACATCCCCTcacat ATCCAGAGTCAGGTGACGCCCCACGCCATCGTGGTGCTGCCCAAGACCGACGGGATGGAGATGCTGCTGTGTTACGAGGACGAGGGCGTCTACGTGAACACCTACGGTCGGATCACAAAGGACGTGGTGCTTCAGTGGGGAGAGATGCCTACCTCTGTTG CCTACATTCATTCCAACCAGATTATGGGCTGGGGTGAGAAAGCCATAGAGATCCGCTCTGTGGAAACGGGTCACCTGGACGGCGTCTTTATGCACAAGAGGGCCCAGAGACTCAAGTTCCTCTGCGAGCGGAACGACAAG GTGTTCTTTGCATCGGTGCGTTCGGGAGGCAGCAGCCAAGTTTTCTTCATGACTCTCAACAGAAACTCTATGATGAACTGGTGA